A window of Belonocnema kinseyi isolate 2016_QV_RU_SX_M_011 chromosome 9, B_treatae_v1, whole genome shotgun sequence contains these coding sequences:
- the LOC117179936 gene encoding uncharacterized protein LOC117179936: MEAIKDYIDCINFHWIVVVATGMYTHIRQICIIGLCFDDDNIPPFDPSYASVLFIFSVLCLLAEYKLWPRSLKEPPIQLLVIYEMLVSALVTNLATRAIWIPLLHAIWCMTQESSRWLTWLNTVMGLDRYSLLHSVALYMEKDMAAIYTAFCLSVLSFVWMLDATESLDGILDMWTK; this comes from the exons ATGGAAGCTATAAAAGACTACATAGATTGTATAAACTTTCATTGGATAGTTGTAGTAGCCACCGGAATGTATACACATATAAGGCAAATTTGCATTATCGGCTTGTGTTTTGACGATGACAATATTCCACCTTTTGATCCGTCCTATGCATCTGTCCTATTTATTTTCTCCGTTTTGTGTCTACTTGCGGAGTACAAACTTTGGCCACGATCCTTAAAAGAACCTCCTATCCAGTTATTGGTGATTTACGAG atgTTGGTGTCAGCATTAGTAACAAATTTGGCAACGAGGGCAATTTGGATTCCACTTTTGCATGCTATTTGGTGCATGACACAAGAATCAAGCAGATGG ttaacgTGGTTGAATACAGTGATGGGTCTTGACCGCTACTCTCTTCTCCACTCAGTAGcactttatatggaaaaagaCATGGCAGCAATTTACACAGCTTTTTGCTTATCAGTTTTGTCTTTCGTTTGGATGCTGGATGCGACGGAATCACTGGATGGGATACTTGATATGTGGACCAAGTAG